The Zingiber officinale cultivar Zhangliang chromosome 10A, Zo_v1.1, whole genome shotgun sequence genome contains a region encoding:
- the LOC122028155 gene encoding RING-H2 finger protein ATL47-like isoform X2 has product MAGMLPGVECARRRRFGNSTESFSGSRRSFFCLYTTSHEMHHGRTSMRSVLSKESSHEALGTVAREARERLDAKLKTQRPNGSGSVKVREQEEQLVVKNLMDSGVQREVFCGTKSRRRWFKWSKLGWEAAEPADCAVCLEDFKAGDVLVHLLCDHRFHCDCVLPWLETSSQCPCCRTSVFCV; this is encoded by the exons ATGGCCGGAATGCTCCCCGGCGTCGAATGCGCCCGCCGCCGGCGCTTTGGCAACTCCACCGAATCCTTCTCCGGCTCCAGGAGATCATTCTTTTGTCTCTACACGACCTCGCATGAGATGCATCACGGCAGAACCTCCATG AGAAGTGTCTTGAGCAAGGAAAGCAGTCACGAAGCACTCGGAACCGTTGCCAGGGAGGCCAGGGAGAGATTGGATGCAAAACTTAAGACCCAAAG GCCAAATGGCTCAGGAAGCGTGAAGGTGAGGGAGCAGGAAGAACAATTAGTAGTGAAGAATCTGATGGACAGTGGTGTGCAGAGGGAGGTGTTCTGTGGAACGAAGAGCAGGAGGAGGTGGTTTAAGTGGAGCAAGTTGGGGTGGGAGGCAGCAGAGCCAGCGGATTGCGCCGTGTGCTTGGAAGATTTCAAGGCAGGGGATGTTCTGGTTCACTTGCTGTGCGATCACAGGTTCCACTGCGACTGCGTGCTGCCGTGGCTGGAAACCAGCTCCCAGTGTCCATGTTGCAGGACGTCAGTCTTCTGTGTTTGA
- the LOC122028155 gene encoding RING-H2 finger protein ATL47-like isoform X1, producing MAGMLPGVECARRRRFGNSTESFSGSRRSFFCLYTTSHEMHHGRTSMQRSVLSKESSHEALGTVAREARERLDAKLKTQRPNGSGSVKVREQEEQLVVKNLMDSGVQREVFCGTKSRRRWFKWSKLGWEAAEPADCAVCLEDFKAGDVLVHLLCDHRFHCDCVLPWLETSSQCPCCRTSVFCV from the exons ATGGCCGGAATGCTCCCCGGCGTCGAATGCGCCCGCCGCCGGCGCTTTGGCAACTCCACCGAATCCTTCTCCGGCTCCAGGAGATCATTCTTTTGTCTCTACACGACCTCGCATGAGATGCATCACGGCAGAACCTCCATG CAGAGAAGTGTCTTGAGCAAGGAAAGCAGTCACGAAGCACTCGGAACCGTTGCCAGGGAGGCCAGGGAGAGATTGGATGCAAAACTTAAGACCCAAAG GCCAAATGGCTCAGGAAGCGTGAAGGTGAGGGAGCAGGAAGAACAATTAGTAGTGAAGAATCTGATGGACAGTGGTGTGCAGAGGGAGGTGTTCTGTGGAACGAAGAGCAGGAGGAGGTGGTTTAAGTGGAGCAAGTTGGGGTGGGAGGCAGCAGAGCCAGCGGATTGCGCCGTGTGCTTGGAAGATTTCAAGGCAGGGGATGTTCTGGTTCACTTGCTGTGCGATCACAGGTTCCACTGCGACTGCGTGCTGCCGTGGCTGGAAACCAGCTCCCAGTGTCCATGTTGCAGGACGTCAGTCTTCTGTGTTTGA